A part of Rhinoderma darwinii isolate aRhiDar2 chromosome 1, aRhiDar2.hap1, whole genome shotgun sequence genomic DNA contains:
- the HELT gene encoding hairy and enhancer of split-related protein HELT translates to MDIGLMGAPARISLHGSAKVKERRRTPVSHKVIEKRRRDRINRCLSELGKTVPMALAKQNSGKLEKAEILEMTVQYLRALHAADFPRGRDKDLLSEFANYFHYGYHECMKNLVHYLTTVERMETKDTKYARIVAFLQSKAHLTTEPLFSSLQEVDMSCQLHSSPPDYPSPGDSTFSQSPGGSFSWHSTTRSPTLNYLSGPTTMPLPCTPPQQTQHTSFLSPMQSLDRHYLNLLGHSHANSFSMHSAQHPAVL, encoded by the exons ATGGACATCGGGCTAATGGGGGCACCTGCCAGGATCTCTCTCCACGGATCTGCCAAAGTAAAGGAGCGCAGA AGGACTCCGGTGTCCCACAAAGTGATAGAAAAAAGAAGAAGAGACAGAATCAACCGCTGCCTCAGTGAACTGGGAAAGACTGTGCCAATGGCTCTAGCCAAACAG AATTCCGGCAAACTGGAAAAGGCTGAAATTTTGGAAATGACTGTTCAGTACTTGAGGGCGTTACATGCTGCTGATTTCCCGAGAGGCAGAGATAAAG ACCTTCTCTCTGAATTCGCCAATTATTTCCATTATGGTTATCATGAGTGCATGAAAAACCTGGTCCACTACTTGACCACAGTAGAAAGAATGGAAACCAAAGACACCAAATATGCTCGAATTGTTGCCTTCCTTCAGTCTAAGGCCCATTTGACCACGGAGCCTCTATTTAGCTCTTTGCAGGAAGTGGACATGTCTTGCCAACTTCATTCTTCTCCACCTGATTATCCAAGTCCTGGTGACTCCACTTTTTCGCAAAGTCCAGGTGGATCATTTTCTTGGCATAGTACAACCAGGAGCCCCACGCTGAATTATCTCTCTGGCCCAACCACCATGCCTCTCCCATGCACACCACCACAGCAGACTCAACACACTAGCTTCTTGTCTCCAATGCAAAGTCTGGACAGGCATTACCTCAACCTACTGGGGCATTCCCATGCCAATAGTTTCAGCATGCACAGTGCACAACATCCTGCTGTCCTGTGA